In Cucurbita pepo subsp. pepo cultivar mu-cu-16 chromosome LG04, ASM280686v2, whole genome shotgun sequence, the following are encoded in one genomic region:
- the LOC111793528 gene encoding protein SPEAR1-like, translating into MGSGYFGEPGFGNERGSGLLSSSSSSPSSSSSTRRGRKGGSDKQPRQPQRGLGVAQLEKIRLHGEIAAFHPTSYTFNNDQEVSRVQTGYSSVPSSTSSSPSYGFPSNVMMGFGEYERRNLRDGDSQYSTAARWDPSNGGILEAQHFAQPNMPCYLQNPQAEWTQTRRSKRQERSGRMSQNSEACESQELDLELRLSII; encoded by the exons ATGGGGAGTGGTTATTTTGGGGAACCGGGTTTCGGGAATGAAAGAGGGAGTGGATTGTTGTCGTCGTCTTCGTCGTCaccgtcgtcgtcgtcgtcgacGAGAAGAGGGAGGAAGGGAGGTTCTGATAAGCAACCAAGGCAACCTCAAAGAGGGCTTGGAGTTGCTCAGCTTGAGAAGATCAGATTGCATGGTGAAATTGCTGCTTTTCATCCCACTTCTTACACCTTCAATAAT GATCAAGAGGTATCGAGAGTACAGACAGGATATTCGTCGGTACCCTCGTCTACTTCTTCCTCACCCTCTTATGGCTTCCCGTCCAACGTTATG ATGGGGTTTGGAGAATATGAAAGAAGAAACCTTAGAGATGGTGATTCTCAGTACAGCACAGCAGCAAG ATGGGATCCAAGCAATGGTGGGATATTAGAGGCTCAGCATTTTGCACAACCAAACATGCCATGTTATCTTCAAAATCCACAAGCAGAG TGGACACAGACCCGAAGGAGCAAACGACAGGAGAGGAGTGGACGAATGAGTCAGAATTCAGAAGCATGTGAGAGCCAAGAACTGGACTTGGAGCTTAGACTCTCAATAATCTAG